Proteins from a genomic interval of Capsicum annuum cultivar UCD-10X-F1 chromosome 4, UCD10Xv1.1, whole genome shotgun sequence:
- the LOC124898040 gene encoding probable protein phosphatase 2C 6 gives MDRELRSYTNINCFCSGTTVVTLVKQGKNLVIGNIGDSRVVLAMRGEDDSLTVVQLTVDLKSDLPAYYQDAGGEKKRRVFGLRSEVKCYYGQTLCVSCGKTSSSASHELCLAFTIFGIVDDVGCFKYSWLMFGTMDVLDIIMCLDVAMFGIVDV, from the exons ATGGATAGAGAACTCAGAAGTTATACGAATATCAATTGCTTTTGTAGTGGAACAACAGTTGTAACCCTGGTTAAACAG GGTAAGAATCTTGTTATTGGTAATATTGGGGACTCTAGAGTTGTGCTAGCTATGAGAGGCGAGGATGATTCTCTCACTGTAGTGCAATTGACAGTAGACCTTAAGTCGGATTTACCAG CATATTACCAAGATGCTGGAGGAGAAAAGAAGCGAAGAGTATTTGGTCTTAGATCTGAAGTAAAATGCTACTACGGGCAAACTCTTTGTGTTTCTTGTGGAAAGACATCATCTTCAGCTTCTCATGAATTGTGTTTAGCTTTTACTATatttggtattgtggatgatGTGGGTTGTTTTAAGTATAGTTGGTTGATGTTTGGTACTATGGATGTTTTGGACATAATTATGTGTTTAGATGTTGCTATGTTTGGTATTGTGGATGTTTAG